In Gordonia sp. SL306, the genomic window AGGACACCAGCTCAGCCTCATGACCCGCGACGCGACCGGCCCGGCAAACCCAGCAGTCTCGATTTTTGTCGATGACGTCGATGAAGCGCTCCGAAAGGTACAGGAACAAGGCCTCGAGGTGGTGCACCCCCGAACGGACGAGCCTTGGGGTGTCACGAGGTTCTTCTATCGTGACAGCAGCGGAAATGTGGTCAACGTCGGAATGCACACCATCGTCGGGTAGCGGTGCACAGAAGCGCACGAGAATAAGGTGACTCCGCGAGAATGCTGATCGAACGGGCGAACTACGACGACCCCGCCCTCCAGGCGTTCTTGCGGGCACATATTGACGACATCGCGCCCACTGCGCCGAGCGACAGTCAACATGCGCTGACCATCCACGAGATGAGGGAATCACCAGGATTCAGGTTATGGGTCGCGTACCTCGACGACGAGCTCGTGGGCACGGTCGGGCTCGGGCCGGTAACTGAAGGTCACGAGGAATTGAAGAGCATGAGGACGGCGCCCCATCGACGCGGCAGCGGGATAGGACGGGCTCTCCTCGACCATGCGTTGGCCGACGCCAGAGGCCGCGGAGTGCACCGCGTGTCCCTGGAGACCGGCAGCATGGCTCATTTCGCGCCCGCTCGAACGCTGTACGTCCGAGCAGGATTCGTCGCGTGCGGCGCCTTCGGTGCATATCCCGCCGACGATCCGAACAGCACATTCATGACGATGGTCGTGGACTGACACCCGCTCGGTCGAGTTACTCGGGGCCGCTGCCGAACCATCTGGCCAGGCCAGTGTGCAACTCCGACTGCGTGTCCCCTACCCACGCGACATGCCCGTCCGGACGAAGCAGCACGGCCGGGACGTCGAGTTCGCTGCTGGTGTCGACGACGTGGTCGACTCGGTCCTTCCATCCTTCGACCGATAACCGACCCGTTTGATCGAGCAGCAGCCCACGGCCGGCGTGCATCAGATCGTAGAGGTTCCCGCCGCTCGCACTGATGTTTCGCAATCGCCGGCCCACGAGATCGTCGCCGTCACCGAAGTCGTACCTGACCGAGATCGCCGTGATCTTCTCGGTCAGGTACCGCGAGACATCATCGAAATCCATCAGCTCAGAGATCAACCGCCGCACCGCTTGTGGCCCGACCTCGGTGGACACCAAGACTGCCTGTGCACGCGTGTTGTCGAGTACGTCGGCGGCCACCGGCCGTCGTTCGGGTTCGTAGCTGTCGAGCAGATCGTGTGGCGCCCACCCATTGATGGTGGCGGCGAGCTTCCAACCGAGGTTGAACGCGTCTTGGACCCCGAGGTTGAGGCCCTGCCCTCCCATCGGGGGGTGGATGTGTGCGGCATCGCCGGCGAGGAACACTCGGCCACGGCGGTAGTGCTCGGCCAACCGGGTGGCATCACCAAAACGTGACAGCCATTGCGGCGAGTGGACGCCGAAGTCGGTGCCGGCGATCGCCCGCAGCTGTCGCTTGATGTCGTCGAGGGTCGTCGGGACCGCGCGATCCTCGACGACCTCGGCTGCCGGCACCACGAGGCGATAACGGCCGTTCCCCGACGGGGAGGGTCCGATTCCGAAGCGCTTCTGCGTTTCACGGATTTCGGCGACCCTGGCGGTCAGCTCCTCGTCCGGCATGGTGACGTCCACTTCGCCGATCAAGGTGTCCGCACTCGACGGCTCGCCGGGGAACCCGACGCCGATCAGCTTGCGGACGGTGCTGCGCCCACCGTCGCATCCGATCAGGAACTGCGCGCGAAGTGTTGTGCCATCGGACAATTCGGCGGTGACCCGATCCTCGTCCTGATGGACGCCGACAACACTCTTCCCACGACGGATCTCCGCACCGACTTCGGTGGCATGCTCGGCAAGGATCCTGTCGATCTCGGGCTGGGGTATGCCCAGTACGTAACCGTGCGCAGTGTCGAGATGCGTGGGCGCCGGTTTGGCGATACCCGCGAAGAAACCACCGAGCGGATACTTTCGTCCGCGCGCGAGGAATCTGTCCAGCAGGCCGCGCTGCTCCATGATCTCGATCGTGCGTACGTGGATGCCGAGCGCACGGACCATCGGGGTGGGCTCGGCGTCCTTGTCGAGGACGACGACCTCGATGCCCTGCAGCCGGAGCTCGCCCGCCAGCATCAACCCGGTCGGTCCGGCGCCCACGATGATGACGTCACTCATACAGATCCCTTCGCCGGACAAGACGTGCGCTTGCTCGCAGCAGACGAGTCTGCACCATCACCGGGGTCTTGCCGCAAGCCCCGGACCACGCGATATGGTGAGAGTGGCGCAATCAACCAGCCTGCGCAGCGCAATGCGTCGAGGCGCGCGGCGGATTGTTCAGGATTCCCTGAATACAGATATCCCTGTACTATCGTCCCATGGAATCGCAGACCCTCGTCCATGGTGAGGCGCTGACCCGCTTCGGCTACGCATTGTCGGACGCGACCCGCACCCAGGTCCTGTTGCGACTGCGGACCGGACCCTCCTACCCCGCCGATCTGGCCGATTCCATCGGGGTGTCACGGCAGACTCTGTCGAATCACCTTGCGTGCCTTCGCGGATGCGGATTGGTGGTCGCAGTTCCCGAAGGTCGGCGATCTCGGTATGAATTGGCCGATCCGCGGATCCGTAACGCTCTCGACGACCTGATCGGACTTGTTCTGGCAGTCGATCCCGCATGCTGCCCCGATGCCCAGACCGAAAGTTGCTGCTGATGGACGTCGGCCTCGGTCTCCCCGAGCGGATCGGGCCCGACACAGAACGCAAACAGATCCTCCAGCGGCGAATCCGCTGGTTCGTGGCAGCCACCATCACCTACAACGTCATCGAGGCCGCGATCGCATTGGCCGAAGGCGCACGGGTCTCCTCGACTGCGTTGATCGGATTCGGCCTCGACTCGGTCATCGAGGTGTCGTCGGCGGCAGCGGTGGCGTGGCAGTTCTCCGGACGCGATCCCGAGGCCCGCGAGAAGACGGCCCTGCGGATCATCGCGTTCTCCTTCTTCGGCCTGGCGGTTTACGTCTCCGCGGAATCCGCGCGCACACTGCTCGGCTGGGGTGCAGAAGCGCGGCATTCGACCATCGGAATCGGCTTGGCCGCAGCAAGTCTGGCAATCATGCCGATCCTTTCGTGGTTGCAGCGACGCGCCGGCGGTGAACTCGGTTCCAGGTCCGCGGTTGCCGATTCCAAGCAGACGCTCCTGTGCACCTACCTCTCGGCGGTTCTACTCGCCGGACTCGTCGTCAACACCCTCTGGGGCTGGTCGTGGGCCGACCCCGTCGCCGCACTCGTCATCGCCGTCATCGCCACCCGCGAGGGAATCAACGCATGGCGCGGCCAACTCTGCTGCGCTACCGGACACCCCGGTGACGACTCCGAGTGCGACTGTTGCACGAGTGAGTGACAGCACTTGACGAACTTCTCCCTAATGCAGGCATTTTCGGATCCATCGACTCAGATCTCGAACACCGACCAGCAGATGCCGTTCCGCAATCGCTGGTCGTCGAATACCAGCTCACGGATCGCGTCCGGGAGTTGCTCACGCTGCCACCGACACTCGAGACGTCCCGCGGCCTCACCTCGACCTTCCGGCGCTGCCGCACGCACTGCCTTGATCGCGTAGGCGGCCGCACCCAGGTCGTGGGCGGCGACATGGGCCACCGCCCCGGCCTGCCCGGCGGCATACGCCGCGTGACGAGGTGCTCCACGCAAATCCCGCGCCGCTCCCATCGCGTGTCCACCCGCTGCGCGAGCATCCATCATCTTGACCTCGCCACGGACCCATGCGCGCGCGTGTTCGATGGCCTCACGTGGACGCGGATCGTCGGGACGCGCCTGCTCGAAGAGGCCGAGGACGTGCTCGGCACACGCCGCTGCCCACAGCGCCAGGAGTTGATGATCGGCATCGGTGAGAGTTCCGCCGCGCCGGATGGTGATGAAACGAGGATCGCGCTCCTTGGGGAGAATCACGTTGATATCGTCCCAGACCGTCGCCCCCGCGCGTCTGCTGTGATTCAAAGATTGCGCCCAGCGGATCAGCTGCGCGCCTCCTCGACGCTTCCCGACAGAAAGTCGACGAGCCCGTGGGGCGCGCTCTTGCCGAGGCAGAGGTCCAGGATCTCCCATGCGTCCACGGCGGTGGCCGCGCTGCGGTGGAACATCGCGGTCTCGTACGCCGTGAGTGCCGCGTCGATGTCGTCGGGGTACGCGGCAATCGCATTGCCGAGCTCAGCACCATCGAACATCGCCAGGTTCGCGCCGTCGCCGGACGGCGGCATCAGGTGTGCGGCATCCCCGAGCAAGGTCACCCCGGGCACCCGATCCCATCGATGGTCGTTCGGGAGCGCGTAGATCATGCGTGGCACCGGCGCAGTCTCACCGTCGGTGATCAGAGCGGTGAGTTCCGGTGCCCATCCGTCGAATTCGGCTGCGATGCGAGCAGCCGCACCCGAGTCGGAGAAGTCGATGTCGGCGATCCACTCGGCCGTTCGGTTCAGCTGGACATACGTGTGCAGGACACTCCCCGCCTCACGATGCGCGGTTATACCGGTCCCCGGGGTGAGCGCATACATCGCGCCTCCCCCGACAGCGTCGGCCGTTGCCGCATGGCGTTCGTCGGCGTCGTACAGGTATGTCTCGATGAAGGTCGTACCCACGTATTCGGGCGTCGCGCCGGACAGTAACGGCCGGACCTTCGACCAGGCCCCGTCGGCGCCGACGAGGAGCTCCGTGACCACTGTCGTCCCGTCGGCGAAGGTCAGCTCGTGGCGCCCATCGCCCACTACGGAGACGCCTGCGAGCTTCTTTCCCCACTGGACCGTATGCGCAGGCAACGAGTCGAGCAAGATCTGACGAAGGTCTCCACGGAGTACCTCGGGACGCCCCGTTCCGTCGTCGGCAGGGTCGTCGAGCAGGATCTCTCCCGTCTCATCGAGCATGCGGGTGGCGTCGCCGCCTACGTGGATGATCGCGCGGAACTCCTCGGTGAGTCCGGCCGCCTCGAGCGCGCGCTGCCCATCGTCTTCATGGATATCGAGTTGACCGCCCTGCGTTCGCGCCTCGGCCGAAGGATCCGCCTCGTAGATCGTTGCGGGGATGCCGTGGACGTGCAGGACGCGGGCGAGGGTGAGGCCCCCGAGGCCCGCACCGATGATCGTGACTGGTGTCTTCATGGGAATTCTCCTTTCAAACATGCGTTGGAACGCCGTTCCATATCTCCATCTTGGAACACCGTTCCAACTATGTCAAGATAATCGCCATGGCCACCAAGACGCAGCGGAACGAACGACGCTCAGATGCTCTGTCGAAGGAGCGGATCGTCGAGGCCGCGATCGAGATCCTCGACACCGACGGCGAGAGTGCATTGACGTTCCGTGCGCTCACCGCCCGCCTGGCCACCGGTAGTGGTGCGATCTACCACCACGTCGCGAACAAGAACGACCTGCTCGTAGCCGCTACCGACGACGTCATCGCCCGGGCGGTGACCGACGTGGCCGAGGAGACGGACCCGCGCGAGGCGATCCGCGGTATCGCCTCCGGGGTCTTCGACGCAATCGATGCCCACCCGTGGGTGGGAACCCAACTCTCCCGCGAGCCCTGGCAGTCCGCGATCATGCAGATCTTCGAGGGCATCGGACAACAGCTACAGGCTCTCGGCGTTCCCGAACGGGCACAGTTCAATTCGGCGTCCGCGCTCGTGAGCTACATCCTCGGTCTCGCAGCGCAGTACTCGGCGGGCGCGAGGCTCCTCGCGCGCGAGACCGACCGGTCGGCCTTTCTCGCCACCGTCACCGAGCGGTGGATGCAGGGCGATCCCGCGAATCATCCCTTCCTTCGACAGGTGGCGACCCAGCTCCCCGAGCACGACGACCGCGAGCAATTCCTGGCCGGTATCGACCTGTTCCTCGCCGGCGTGACAACCGTCCGATAACACGATCACTCAGGCGTCAGCCTCAGGGTGGCTTGCGCGGCAGAGTCCGACATCATCCTGTCGACGGTCGCGACGCCGTACCGACGGTATTTCCGGCGATAGGCCGCGTCGACGTCGGCGCGCAACTCAGACGAACCGACCCCGACGTCCTCGACGGTGACGTCGGCCTCGATCTCGCCGACGCGCACGCGAGCCCGGCGCGAGTCGAGAACGTGCTCGAACCATCCCGTCGGTCGCCGGTACCAGGTCCGGACAAACACCTGATCATCGACGCGCACGACCCAGATCGGCACCCAACGGCGCAGACCTCCGCCTGCGCTCCGCACCGCGATCTCGAGTTCGTCACCGGAGTCGACGGCGCCCAGCTGTTCAGCCGACCACGTCACGATGGCAAACCCTGCGGCGGCGGCCACGCCCGAAGGCCGTACATGTAGGTCGTGAGGTACTCCTCGATCACCGGGACACGAATCTCTTCGGATTCCGGGATCGTGATGAGCAGCGCGTAGAGGCCGACCAGGAACGACACGCCGTTGTGTACCACGTCCACCTCGTCGGGGATCTCGCCGCGCTCTCGGGCGCGCTGCAGTTCCTCGACGACGGCACCGACAACCGGATACTTGTCCCACTCCTCCGACGGTGGCCGGGTCGTTGAGAAGTGCAGGGCCAAAAAGTCTTTGAACAACAGGCGTCCGAGGCGACGCTCGAGTTTCAGCAAGACACGGACAGATTCGGCCAGGGTTTCGCGCACGTCATGGTCCCGTCCGAAGAATCGTGTCAGTTCGGCCGCCATCTGAACCTGTTCGCGCTGCTCCAACTCGATCAGCACGTGTTCTTTGGTGGGAAAATGGAAGAAGAAGGTGCCGTGGGCCACCCCGGCCGCCGACACGACCGCGCCTGTGTCGGCGGCAGCCATTCCGGTGCGTTTGAACTCTGCAATCGCTGCTCCCAGCAATCGTTCTCGCGTCTGGAGGCCTTTCGAGCGGCGCTCCTGCGGCTTCGCTTTCAGCGGTCCACCCCTTGTCCTCGTCGAACCAGCCTGCTTCCTGCCAGCGATCGTACCCCAAAACAAAACTGACTCAGATCAGTAATTCCGCCGCGGACCGACATGCTGGCGCGTTACTCTGCTCGGAGAAACATCCGATACGCGAACGGTTTCGAATGCAGATGTAAGGTCAATCGGTCGGATTGTCGACGCACGAACTGACTGTTGTCAGTTGTTCGGGAGGGTGACGTGCAGATCGTCGAGCAAGCCCAAGACCTGCCGAGCGCAGGAAACATCAAGGCACAGTGGGTGAGCCTCTGGACAGGTCCGGCAGTCGGGGTGGTCCTGTTGGTGGCCGCGCTGGCTTTCCCGGGCTTCTGGCCGCCGATGTCCCCGACGATGTCGGCGGACCAGGTCGGCGCGTTCTACGCCGACCACACCGCGTGGATCCAGTTCAGCCAGGTCACGTTCAACCTGTGTGGGATCCTGGTGCTGCCGTTCTTCATGGTGATCGTGGTCCAGATGAAACGTATGACCACGCAGAGCCACGTCTTCGCCTACTGCTACCTCACCGCCATCGTCAGCAGTGCCACCATCTTCGCGTTGTCGAACATCCTGTTCCTGGCAGCCGCTTTTCGCCCCGAACGCGATCCGGAGCTGATCATGCTGCTCAACGATCTCGCGTGGATCGTCCTGGTGGCCCCGGTCGGAATGATGGTCATGCAGTTCGTCCTCCTCGGTCTGTCCGTCTACTTCGACGACGGTCCGGATCCGGTGTTCCCCCGGTGGGTCGGCCACTACTCGATGGCCACCGCGGTCGCCATGCTTCCTGCAGCGGCCGCCGGCGTCTTCCGAACCGGCCCCCTGGCCTGGAACGGCTTCCTCACGTTCTGGCTGCGCTACGGCGCGTTCGCCCTCTTCGTCGTGGTCATGTTCTTCGTCCTGCGACGGGCCGTCATCAATCAGGCCGTCACCGACGAAGTGGTGGCCGCGTGAGCATCCTGACGCGCAATCGCGCTGCGGACGTGACCGACCATCCGCCAGGTAAACCCGACGTCCGGCTGGTCACCTGGTTCTTCCCGATCTGGTACGGCCTCTTCGGCGTGATCATCTGCGTGCTGACCCGGGTCACGCCACCACCACGGCCGGACGTCACCGATGCCGGCAAGGTCGCGTTCTTCGCCGAGCACGGCGTGACGATCCAGATCGGTTTCAGTCTGTTGATGGTCCTGCTCGGCGGAGCAGCCGTGACCAACGGCCTGATCATGTATCACATGAAGCGGATGTCGGTCGGATCGACGTTCGCCTACGGGTACATTGCCGGCATGGGAGTCGGTGCGCTGCCCGGTTTCCTGCTTGTCGCCGTGTGCTTCCTGACCGCGACGTTCCGCCCCGACCGCAATCCCGAACTCGTCGGTCTGCTCTATGACCTCGGCATGCTCTCCTACAACGGTTCACTGGGCTGCTTCACGGCGGCCTATCTGGTGCTGGCGATCGCCATTCTCTACGACAAGAACGAGATCTTCCCCAAATGGTTTGCCTACGTGACCATCTGGCAGATCATCACCGAAGTCATCGCCTCGCAGATGTTTCTGTTCCATTCGGGACCGTTCGCGTGGAACGGGTCGATCGCCCTCTGGTGGGCGGTGGTGATCTTCTCTGTCTGGCTGGGAGCGCTGATCGTTCTGCTCCGACAGGCCGCCGCACACGAACCCGCAGACTCTCCGGCACCGGACTGAACCGACGCAAGGAATCATTGATGTCACGAGCGCAATCGCGACTGCCACTGTCGTCACCGGGCGCACAGCGACGGGTCTCCAAACCATCTGCCCGCCAACATGATCATCACCTCCCCGGCGATGGCCACATGTGGGTGATGGTGATCGGTGACCTGATCATCTTCGGTGGGTACTTCGTCGTCTTCATGATCTATCGGACCATGGACCCGAAGGGATTCCTTCAGGCGCAACAACACCTGGACATCACCATCGGCGCCATCAACACCGTGATCTTGCTGACCAGTTCATGGTTCATCGCCCGCGCCGTGCTGGCGACACGCTCCCAACGCCACGACCAGGCCATACGCCTGACGTATGCCGCCGGCGCCGGTGGTCTGCTGTTCATGCTCCTCAAAGGATACGAGTGGTACACCGAGATCAGCACCGGACACACGAACAGCGAGATGTTCTTCTCGTTCTACTACGTGCTCACCGGCGTGCATCTGGTCCACGTCCTGATCGGACTCATCGTGTTGAGTGTGGTTGTCCGGGAACTGCGGAACCCGACCCGCCAACGCGCCTCGATGGTCGAGTCCGGCGCAATCTACTGGCACATGGTCGATCTCCTGTGGGTGATCATCTTCGGCCTGCTCTACGTGATGAGGTGACCCGATGACGGACCTGACGGACTCCCCCACCCGTGCGACGTCCGCACGCACAGTGACGTGGGTTTGGCTGATTCTGGTCGCGATCACCATCGGCTCATGGTGGCTCGCACCTGCCCATTACACGGCGGGATTGCAGCCGAGTGTCGTGATCACGACGGCCGTCCTGGTGATCACGTTCATCAAATCGCGGTTGATCATCGGGTATTTCATGGAGGTGCGCACCGCACCTCGCTGGCTCAGAATGGCGACCGACTCGTGGCTGGCCGTATTGTTCATCGCCGTCTTCGCGATCTATCTCGTCTGAGGAAGTCGCGGATCGCCACGAACTCTAGGTCCCGCTGTTTCGGCTCACCATCTCAGCGATCCAGACGGGCGCGAACGGTGACGTGCATCCTGGCGATGTCGGATAGTCTTTGAGCACTTCCAGTCGCTCCCCGATGTCGATTGCGCGCGCCCGAAATTCCGGGTGCGAAATGCCGATCTGGGCAAGACACGTGTTCATGGCCCATTGGAGTCGATCCGGCGCCCCTTTCATCTCGGCATCGATGACGTCGAGCAGTGCGGTGAGATCGAGGCCGTCCGGTCGCTTCGTCACCCGCTGCGCGGTCAGTGCCCAGCCTGCACTCGCGACCGCCGGATCCGGATCGTCCAGCCAGGCCAAGCGCAGTTCCTCTGAGTGCGGGTTCTTCGTCACCACGTAATTCACGAGCCAGTCGTGCACCTTGGGTGTGCGTGCGTCACGCACCATGACGTCCAGCTCGTCGCGGTCGAACGTCTTGGGACGGCAGATCAGGATCGCCAGCAATCTGGCTGCCGTGTCCCCGGTCTCCCAGAGTTCACGTGCGAGTTCGTGCTGCGTCTTCAATCGCTTGGCGACCGCCCGCAACGCGCTGAGGTTCACACCGTGGTCGTCGCCGTGCCTCGAGTTGACGGCACGCACTTTCGGGTTCTCGAGTTCAGCGAGCTCGGTCATCACCTCGGCTACCTGCACCTCCGGCACCGGCATACCTCCTCCATCACTGTCACGTCAGTCGCGCGCGACGCTCCGCAACCAAGATGAGCCACTGCACATGAGCGACGCTCTATCCCGACAAGGGCCGCACCTCACCGATCTCGTACTCGGTGACCGATGCCGACCGTATCGCGGCACCCTGATCGTCACTCGGGCCCCCGCCACGGAACGCTTCGACGTCCGCCTGTGACTCCCAGCGCTCGAAGATGTTGATGCGCCCGGAGTCGAGCAGATCGGGATCGATGATGAAGTCGTGGCAGCCGGACGTGCGACGCGCTTGTTCGACAACGCGGACGCAGCCCGCGAGGTAGATCTCGCGCTGGTCGGGATCGACCGTGATGTGTCCTGCGACGATGAGCATGGTTGCCTCCCGTTCCGGTATGGGATTCTGCTGCGAACCGATCACTGATGTAGACCTCACCGGCGTGCGCATCTCATCGGAAGCGCCCGGTTCCAGGTAGGCAGATACCGTGTCCGTGACGACGAAGTGCACAACACCGACTGGGGGATCTCATGAAACCCGCTTGGCCACACCATCTTGTCACTGCGAGCGCAGGCGCTGTCGCAACCAACGTGGTCCCGCATCTCGCGCATGGACTCGCCGGTAGGCCCTTCCCCACGCCGTTCTCCGATCCGCCCGGGGTCGGCGACTCGTCACCGGCCCAGAACATCGTCTGGGCATCGATGAACGCCGGGTTGGCCGGTGCGATGGTGTACACACAGCGCTCCCGCCTGCGCAGCGCAGAATTCTGGGGAGTCTTCGGCGTCAGTGCGACAGCGGCCGCATTCGGTCTGCGGTCCTATTTCGGACGGGCCCGAGCCACGGCCTGACCACCCGATGCCGACCCGCCGGCGCCGAAACTATCCGGATGCGCGCAGGTGATCCGAGGTGTCACCGACGAAGTCCAGGTATCCGTAGTCACGTGAGCTGAAGATCCACCCTTCGCCGCGACGGGTCACGGTGTCGAGATGCCGGCCCGATGCGACGATCTCGATGCGACCGTCGCGCTGCTGAAGCACCGTGTAACAGGACCGGACATGCGCGCGATCTGGCCCGTCGAACTCGATGATCGGGTTCGTGATCAGGTGCCGGGTGCGCGGTGTGCCGTCCGGATGGACGATCACCATGGTCTCGAACATCGCGCGGACATGCGCGGCGCCGCGTCCGGTGACCTCGCCGCGAAGTGCGATGTCCGCATCGGCGAACAACTCGCCGACCGCGGCGAAGTCACCGCCGTCGAGGAGTTCGGCGTATCGATAGAGCAGCGTGCAGATCGCCTGATGGTCGGCGTGGTCGGTCATGACTGAACCGTAACCGGCAGGGTGCGGAGGCGCCGCACCATCAGGCTCCGCTCCCACTGCGGATCGGTGGTCTCGACGTCGAACGCCGTGGTGGAGTCGAGGAGGAACTCGATCGCGAGCTTGGCCTCGAGTCGAGCGAGTGGAGCACCGACGCACATGTGCAGACCTTTGCCGAATGCCATGTGCGGGCGGCGCTTTCCCTGGTCCAGGCAGATCTGTCCGGGATTGTCTACGGCAGCCGGATCGCGGTTGGCCGAACCCCACAGCAGATACAGGTGTGATTCAGCGGGTAGGTCGGTGTCACCGAGTGTGGTGTCCGCGACGACGTGGCGATAGTGGCCGCGGAACGGTGATTCCAGCCGTAGCGCCTCCTCGATGAACAGCGGCACGACGTCGGGGTGGGAGCGCAGGTCTGCCTCGATCCCCGGGTGCATCCCGAGCAACCAGACAGCACTGCCGAGCAGGCTGACGGTCGATTCCGACCCCGCCGCGACGAGTTGGATCAGGATCATCACTGCGCTGTCGTGATCGAGCCGGCCCGCAGCGACGAGGCGCGCAAGGTCGCCCATCACGTTCTCGCCGGGGACGACAAGCGCACGTTCGAAGGCCCCCGCGAGATATGCACTGAGCTCCCCCACCGCCTGCGTGGCGTCGGCAAGCTGTCCCGCGGTGACCACCCCGTCGAGGAGGACGGTGCTCGAGAAGGCCCAGCGAACCAGGTCGTCGATGTCGTATGTCGGGAACCCGACCAGTTCCGCGACAACGGCCATCGGCAAGCGCTGGGCGATCGCGTGGACCCAGTCGATGTCAGAACCGTCGAGACCGTCGTCCCACAGTCGCCGGAGTTCCTGTGCGATGAACGGTTCGAGCCCGCGCACTCGCTTGGCGACCATCGACGGCATCACCATCGTGCGGTGCATCCGATGCAGCGGTTCATCGGCGGTCGCCAACACATGCAATGGCGAGCCCATCTCCGCGATCGGGTATTCCGACACCGTCCCGTCGTCGTTCCACACCATCGTCGCCGTGAGATTCGACGAGAAGTCCTCGGGACGTCCCACCGCCTCGGCCACCAGATCCCATGAGCCGACCAGATAGAACGACGAGTCCGCGAGCCGTGTCACCGCCCCCTGCAGGCGAAGCGATTCGAAGTAGGGATACGGGTTGTCGAGATCATGCATGTGACCAGCCTCGACGACGTCGGGTCCGCGACACAACCGGGTAGCCGCAAATCGACACGGCCGACACGACCACACCGAGTCCGGTCGTCTCATCCGAACGTTGCGACCTGCGGAGC contains:
- a CDS encoding TetR/AcrR family transcriptional regulator encodes the protein MATKTQRNERRSDALSKERIVEAAIEILDTDGESALTFRALTARLATGSGAIYHHVANKNDLLVAATDDVIARAVTDVAEETDPREAIRGIASGVFDAIDAHPWVGTQLSREPWQSAIMQIFEGIGQQLQALGVPERAQFNSASALVSYILGLAAQYSAGARLLARETDRSAFLATVTERWMQGDPANHPFLRQVATQLPEHDDREQFLAGIDLFLAGVTTVR
- a CDS encoding VOC family protein, whose translation is MAAVNRVVPNLDVSDLPEAVAEHQAALGLTVLMDHGWIVTLGDEEGHQLSLMTRDATGPANPAVSIFVDDVDEALRKVQEQGLEVVHPRTDEPWGVTRFFYRDSSGNVVNVGMHTIVG
- a CDS encoding cytochrome C oxidase subunit IV family protein, coding for MTDLTDSPTRATSARTVTWVWLILVAITIGSWWLAPAHYTAGLQPSVVITTAVLVITFIKSRLIIGYFMEVRTAPRWLRMATDSWLAVLFIAVFAIYLV
- a CDS encoding cytochrome c oxidase subunit 3, with protein sequence MWVMVIGDLIIFGGYFVVFMIYRTMDPKGFLQAQQHLDITIGAINTVILLTSSWFIARAVLATRSQRHDQAIRLTYAAGAGGLLFMLLKGYEWYTEISTGHTNSEMFFSFYYVLTGVHLVHVLIGLIVLSVVVRELRNPTRQRASMVESGAIYWHMVDLLWVIIFGLLYVMR
- a CDS encoding ArsR/SmtB family transcription factor encodes the protein MESQTLVHGEALTRFGYALSDATRTQVLLRLRTGPSYPADLADSIGVSRQTLSNHLACLRGCGLVVAVPEGRRSRYELADPRIRNALDDLIGLVLAVDPACCPDAQTESCC
- a CDS encoding TetR/AcrR family transcriptional regulator; this encodes MKAKPQERRSKGLQTRERLLGAAIAEFKRTGMAAADTGAVVSAAGVAHGTFFFHFPTKEHVLIELEQREQVQMAAELTRFFGRDHDVRETLAESVRVLLKLERRLGRLLFKDFLALHFSTTRPPSEEWDKYPVVGAVVEELQRARERGEIPDEVDVVHNGVSFLVGLYALLITIPESEEIRVPVIEEYLTTYMYGLRAWPPPQGLPS
- a CDS encoding DUF2255 family protein codes for the protein MTWSAEQLGAVDSGDELEIAVRSAGGGLRRWVPIWVVRVDDQVFVRTWYRRPTGWFEHVLDSRRARVRVGEIEADVTVEDVGVGSSELRADVDAAYRRKYRRYGVATVDRMMSDSAAQATLRLTPE
- a CDS encoding putative immunity protein is translated as MILPKERDPRFITIRRGGTLTDADHQLLALWAAACAEHVLGLFEQARPDDPRPREAIEHARAWVRGEVKMMDARAAGGHAMGAARDLRGAPRHAAYAAGQAGAVAHVAAHDLGAAAYAIKAVRAAAPEGRGEAAGRLECRWQREQLPDAIRELVFDDQRLRNGICWSVFEI
- a CDS encoding GNAT family N-acetyltransferase, translating into MLIERANYDDPALQAFLRAHIDDIAPTAPSDSQHALTIHEMRESPGFRLWVAYLDDELVGTVGLGPVTEGHEELKSMRTAPHRRGSGIGRALLDHALADARGRGVHRVSLETGSMAHFAPARTLYVRAGFVACGAFGAYPADDPNSTFMTMVVD
- a CDS encoding FAD-dependent oxidoreductase, which codes for MKTPVTIIGAGLGGLTLARVLHVHGIPATIYEADPSAEARTQGGQLDIHEDDGQRALEAAGLTEEFRAIIHVGGDATRMLDETGEILLDDPADDGTGRPEVLRGDLRQILLDSLPAHTVQWGKKLAGVSVVGDGRHELTFADGTTVVTELLVGADGAWSKVRPLLSGATPEYVGTTFIETYLYDADERHAATADAVGGGAMYALTPGTGITAHREAGSVLHTYVQLNRTAEWIADIDFSDSGAAARIAAEFDGWAPELTALITDGETAPVPRMIYALPNDHRWDRVPGVTLLGDAAHLMPPSGDGANLAMFDGAELGNAIAAYPDDIDAALTAYETAMFHRSAATAVDAWEILDLCLGKSAPHGLVDFLSGSVEEARS
- a CDS encoding cation transporter; its protein translation is MDVGLGLPERIGPDTERKQILQRRIRWFVAATITYNVIEAAIALAEGARVSSTALIGFGLDSVIEVSSAAAVAWQFSGRDPEAREKTALRIIAFSFFGLAVYVSAESARTLLGWGAEARHSTIGIGLAAASLAIMPILSWLQRRAGGELGSRSAVADSKQTLLCTYLSAVLLAGLVVNTLWGWSWADPVAALVIAVIATREGINAWRGQLCCATGHPGDDSECDCCTSE
- the rox gene encoding rifampin monooxygenase, which codes for MSDVIIVGAGPTGLMLAGELRLQGIEVVVLDKDAEPTPMVRALGIHVRTIEIMEQRGLLDRFLARGRKYPLGGFFAGIAKPAPTHLDTAHGYVLGIPQPEIDRILAEHATEVGAEIRRGKSVVGVHQDEDRVTAELSDGTTLRAQFLIGCDGGRSTVRKLIGVGFPGEPSSADTLIGEVDVTMPDEELTARVAEIRETQKRFGIGPSPSGNGRYRLVVPAAEVVEDRAVPTTLDDIKRQLRAIAGTDFGVHSPQWLSRFGDATRLAEHYRRGRVFLAGDAAHIHPPMGGQGLNLGVQDAFNLGWKLAATINGWAPHDLLDSYEPERRPVAADVLDNTRAQAVLVSTEVGPQAVRRLISELMDFDDVSRYLTEKITAISVRYDFGDGDDLVGRRLRNISASGGNLYDLMHAGRGLLLDQTGRLSVEGWKDRVDHVVDTSSELDVPAVLLRPDGHVAWVGDTQSELHTGLARWFGSGPE